One stretch of Anguilla anguilla isolate fAngAng1 chromosome 5, fAngAng1.pri, whole genome shotgun sequence DNA includes these proteins:
- the papss1 gene encoding bifunctional 3'-phosphoadenosine 5'-phosphosulfate synthase 1 — METSGSSHKKQKLSNAAENWGMQRATNVTYQAHHVSRNKRGQVVGTRGGFRGCTVWLSGLSGAGKTTVSMAMEEYLVCHGIPCYTLDGDNIRQGLNKNLGFSPEDREENIRRIAEVARLFADAGLVCIASFISPYSRDRLNARKIHEAAGLPFFEVFVDAPLDVCEQRDVKGLYKRARAGEIRGFTGIDSEYERPEAPELVLKTDSCSVNECIQQLIDLLQERDIVPVDASYEVKELYVPENKLDLAKADAETLPAVQINKVDMQWVQVLAEGWATPLNGFMSEREYLQCLHFDCLLDGGVINLSVPVVLPVSGEDKDRLDGCTAFALAYDGRRVAILRNPEFYEHRKEERCARQWGTTCKDHPYIKMVMESGDWLVGGDLQVLDRIYWNDGLDHYRLTPTELKQKFKEMNADAVFAFQLRNPVHNGHALLMQDTHKRLIERGYRRPVLLLHPLGGWTKDDDVPLSWRMKQHAAVLEEGVLRPDSTIVAIFPSPMMYAGPTEVQWHCRARMVAGANFYIVGRDPAGMPHPNTGKDLYEPSHGAKVLTMAPGLITLEIVPFKVAAYNKAKRCMDFYDPKNHQDFDFISGTRMRKMAREGQNPPEGFMAPKAWTVLKEYYKTLEKA; from the exons ATGGAGACTTCTGGAAGCTCGCACAAGAAACAAAAACTGAGTAACGCGGCGGAGAATTGG GGAATGCAAAGAGCCACAAATGTTACGTACCAAGCACACCATGTCAGCCGAAACAAGCGCGGACAAGTGGTCGGAACAAGGGGAGGCTTCAGGGGATGCACCGTCTGGCTATCGG GATTATCAGGGGCTGGTAAGACCACAGTTAGTATGGCAATGGAGGAGTACCTGGTGTGTCATGGAATCCCCTGTTACACACTGGACGGAGACAACATCCGCCAAGGCCTGAACAAGAACTTGGGCTTCAGCCCCGAGGATCGCGAGGAAAACATTCGTCGTATCGCGGAGGTGGCCCGTCTTTTTGCCGACGCCGGGCTGGTTTGCATCGCTAGCTTCATTTCCCCATACAGCAGG GATCGTTTGAATGCCAGAAAGATCCATGAAGCTGCCGGCCTGCCATTCTTTGAGGTATTTGTGGATGCGCCATTGGATGTGTGTGAACAGAGAGATGTGAAAGGACTCTACAAAAGAGCCAGAGCTGGAGAGATTAGAG GTTTCACAGGGATAGACTCGGAGTATGAGAGACCAGAAGCTCCAGAGCTGGTACTGAAGACTGACTCTTGCAGTGTGAATGAGTGCATACAGCAACTCATTGACCTCCTACAAGAAAGG GACATTGTGCCAGTGGACGCCTCCTATGAGGTGAAGGAGCTGTATGTGCCAGAGAACAAGCTCGACCTGGCCAAGGCTGACGCTGAAACACTACCAGCCGTACAAATAAACAAG GTTGACATGCAGTGGGTTCAGGTTCTGGCGGAAGGCTGGGCCACTCCTCTGAATGGCTTCATGAGTGAGCGAGAATACCTTCAGTGTCTGCATTTCGATTGCCTATTGGATG GCGGGGTGATCAACCTGTCCGTGCCGGTGGTCCTGCCCGTCTCCGGCGAGGACAAGGACCGGCTGGACGGCTGCACTGCCTTCGCCCTGGCGTACGACGGGCGGCGGGTGGCCATCCTCCGCAACCCAGAGTTCTACGAGCACCGGAAGGAGGAGCGCTGCGCCAGGCAGTGGGGCACCACCTGCAAGGACCACCCCTACATCAAG atggtgatggagagcGGCGATTGGCTGGTTGGGGGGGACCTGCAGGTGTTGGACCGGATCTACTGGAACGACGGGCTGGACCACTACCGCCTCACTCCCACCGAGCTGAAGCAGAAATTCAAAGAGATGAACGCGG ACGCGGTGTTCGCCTTCCAGCTGCGGAACCCGGTGCACAACGGCCACGCCCTGCTGATGCAGGACACCCACAAGCGTCTGATCGAGCGGGGCTACCGGCGCCCGGTGCTGCTCCTGCACCCGCTGGGCGGCTGGACCAAGGACGACGACGTGCCGCTGTCCTGGCGCATGAAGCAGCACGCCGCCGTGCTGGAGGAGGGCGTGCTCCGGCCCGACTCCACCATCGTGGCCATTTTCCCCTCGCCCATGATGTACGCGGGCCCCACTGAG GTGCAGTGGCACTGCAGAGCCCGCATGGTTGCCGGGGCCAACTTCTACATCGTGGGGCGGGACCCCGCGGGGATGCCGCACCCCAACACGGGCAAGGACCTGTACGAGCCCTCGCACGGGGCCAAGGTGCTCACCATGGCGCCCGGACTCATCACCCTGGAGATCGTGCCTTTCAAGGTCGCGGCGTACAACAAAGCCAAGAGGTGCATGGACTTCTATGACCCTAAAAA ccacCAGGACTTTGACTTCATCTCAGGGACACGCATGCGCAAAATGGCCAGGGAGGGGCAGAACCCTCCGGAAGGCTTCATGGCGCCCAAGGCCTGGACGGTGCTGAAAGAGTACTACAAGACTTTGGAAAAGGCTTAA